One Anthonomus grandis grandis chromosome 15, icAntGran1.3, whole genome shotgun sequence DNA segment encodes these proteins:
- the LOC126745339 gene encoding transcriptional activator protein Pur-beta isoform X3, giving the protein MEQGSEYDSGQQVQMEQELATKMLQIQSKRFYLDVKQNRRGRFIKVAEIGADGRRSQIFLALSTAAEFRNHLSAFSDYYSSLGPPNPDNVPEDGKLKSEMMIKDNRRYYLDLKENSRGRFLRVSQTITRGGPRSQVAIPAQGMIEFRDALTDLLDEYSTDEHAYKQDLPEGRHMHVDNKNFYFDIGQNNRGVYMRISEVKTNFRTAITLPEKSWSRFRDILTDYCEKIKQPQQAGGGIGGGGGGTTGGGSIASQSGVALGGQDQPHPLVGNNTQQDGGTSLN; this is encoded by the exons GCCAACAGGTCCAAATGGAGCAAGAGTTGGCAACAAAGATGCTCCAGATCCAGAGCAAGAGGTTTTACTTAGACGTAAAGCAAAACCGGAGAGGCAGATTTATTAAAGTTGCCGAA ATCGGAGCAGATGGCAGACGTTCCCAGATATTCTTGGCTCTGTCCACTGCTGCTGAATTCCGAAACCACTTGTCTGCATTTAGTGACTACTACTCTTCTCTCG gTCCGCCTAATCCCGACAACGTCCCCGAAGACGGCAAGCTAAAGTCCGAAATGATGATCAAAGATAACCGTCGCTACTACTTGGATCTGAAAGAGAATTCGAGAGGTCGATTTTTAAGGGTGTCGCAGACTATTACGCGGGGCGGGCCCCGTTCACAG GTCGCGATTCCGGCACAGGGGATGATCGAGTTTCGCGACGCCCTCACCGATCTACTGGACGAGTACAGCACCGACGAGCACGCGTACAAACAGGACTTACCCGAAGGCAGGCACATGCACGTcgataataaaaatttctatttcGATATCG gTCAAAATAACCGCGGCGTGTACATGCGAATCTCCGAGGTGAAGACGAATTTCCGCACGGCGATCACGTTGCCGGAGAAAAGTTGGTCCCGGTTCCGCGACATCCTGACCGACTACTGCGAGAAAATCAAGCAGCCGCAGCAGGCGGGGGGCGGCATCGGTGGCGGCGGCGGCGGCACTACCGGAGGCGGCTCCATCGCCTCCCAATCCGGGGTCGCCCTCGGCGGCCAGGACCAACCGCATCCATTG
- the LOC126745339 gene encoding transcriptional activator protein Pur-alpha isoform X2, which produces MSDIGSGDEGSSSQKYQGMEQGSEYDSGQQVQMEQELATKMLQIQSKRFYLDVKQNRRGRFIKVAEIGADGRRSQIFLALSTAAEFRNHLSAFSDYYSSLGPPNPDNVPEDGKLKSEMMIKDNRRYYLDLKENSRGRFLRVSQTITRGGPRSQVAIPAQGMIEFRDALTDLLDEYSTDEHAYKQDLPEGRHMHVDNKNFYFDIGQNNRGVYMRISEVKTNFRTAITLPEKSWSRFRDILTDYCEKIKQPQQAGGGIGGGGGGTTGGGSIASQSGVALGGQDQPHPL; this is translated from the exons GCCAACAGGTCCAAATGGAGCAAGAGTTGGCAACAAAGATGCTCCAGATCCAGAGCAAGAGGTTTTACTTAGACGTAAAGCAAAACCGGAGAGGCAGATTTATTAAAGTTGCCGAA ATCGGAGCAGATGGCAGACGTTCCCAGATATTCTTGGCTCTGTCCACTGCTGCTGAATTCCGAAACCACTTGTCTGCATTTAGTGACTACTACTCTTCTCTCG gTCCGCCTAATCCCGACAACGTCCCCGAAGACGGCAAGCTAAAGTCCGAAATGATGATCAAAGATAACCGTCGCTACTACTTGGATCTGAAAGAGAATTCGAGAGGTCGATTTTTAAGGGTGTCGCAGACTATTACGCGGGGCGGGCCCCGTTCACAG GTCGCGATTCCGGCACAGGGGATGATCGAGTTTCGCGACGCCCTCACCGATCTACTGGACGAGTACAGCACCGACGAGCACGCGTACAAACAGGACTTACCCGAAGGCAGGCACATGCACGTcgataataaaaatttctatttcGATATCG gTCAAAATAACCGCGGCGTGTACATGCGAATCTCCGAGGTGAAGACGAATTTCCGCACGGCGATCACGTTGCCGGAGAAAAGTTGGTCCCGGTTCCGCGACATCCTGACCGACTACTGCGAGAAAATCAAGCAGCCGCAGCAGGCGGGGGGCGGCATCGGTGGCGGCGGCGGCGGCACTACCGGAGGCGGCTCCATCGCCTCCCAATCCGGGGTCGCCCTCGGCGGCCAGGACCAACCGCATCCATTG TGA